GGAGCGAGGCTCCGACCGACGACAGCAGCCCCTGGACCGGGGACGGGAGGGAGGGCGCGCGCAAGACCGGTCGGCTCCGGCGCCCGTCAGGATGCGGCGGGCGTCGCAGAGACATCTAACGCAGCGATATTTCCGTCCGCTTAAGGGCGCCGCGGGAGAATGCGCCCCTGCTTGCCTGCGCCGACCGGTTCGGTCGGGCTTCCTTTTCGTCTTTCTCTGGGTCAGGACGATGCTGAGCATCTGGGCGGGCAAGACCCGGCCGCGGCGGGCGCGGGCCGACCGGCGCGACGCCGCCCGCAGCCGTGCCGACGACCTGCGCGCCTTCGTCGACCGGCTCGCCGAGAGCGACGTGCTCGACGCCGCCGGCCACGAGCGGGCGCTCGCCGCCCTCGACGGGCCCGGCCGGCGCCCCCTGCCCCTGCTGCTGACCGAGCTCGGCCTCGTCCACGAGACGACGCTCGTCACCGCCCTCTCGGAGGCGACCGGCCTGCCGATCCTGCGCCAGGAGGACCTGCCGGGCGAGCCGGTCCTGGCCGATCTCCTCTCGCCCGATTACTGCGCCCGCGCCCGGGTGCTGCCGCTCTCCGCCGAGCCCGACCGCCTCGTCGTGGCGGTCGTCGACCCGTTCGACGGCGAGACCACCCGGGCGCTGGAGCACCTCCTCGACCGGGCGGTCGCCCCCTGCCTCCTCGGGCCCGGCAGCTTCGAGCGGGCCCACCGCGCCGTCTACGGCGACGTCGCCGAGGAGGGCGAGGCGGGGGGCGACGACGACCTGGCACGCCTCGCCGACGTGGCGAGCCAGGCGCCGATCGTGCGGCTCGCCGCGCGCCTCGTGCGCAAGGCCTTCGAGCTCTCGGCCTCCGACATCCACCTGGAGGCGGAAGAGGCCGACATGCGGGTGCGCTATCGCGTGGATGGCGTGCTGGTCGAGTCCGAGCGGCTGGCGAAATCGGTGCAGCTGGCGCTGACCACCCGCATCAAGATCCAGGCCGGCCTCAACATCGCCGAGCGGCGCCTGCCCCAGGACGGGCGCATGCAGGCCCCCGACCGCGGCCAGGACGTCGATATCCGCGTCTCGACCCTGCCGACCGCCCACGGCGAGAGCGTGGTGCTGCGCGTCCTCGACGGCTCGCGCCGGGTCGAGGATTTCTCCGCCCTCGGCTTCGACGCGGCGGCGATCGACGCGATCGCCGCGATGACGAGCCGGCCGAACGGCCTCGTCCTCGTCACCGGCCCGACCGGATCGGGCAAGACCACGACGCTCTACGCCGCGCTCCGCCGGATCAACGGCCCGCATCTCAAGGTCGTCACCGTCGAGGATCCGGTCGAGTACCGGATGGCCGGCGTCAACCAGGTCCAGGCCCATCCCGGCATCGGCCTCGACTTCGCCGCCGCGCTCCGCTCGATCCTGCGCCAGGACCCGGACGTGGTGATGGTCGGCGAGATCCGCGACGGCGAGACCGCCCGCATCGCCGTGCAGGCGGCGCTGACCGGCCACCTCGTCATCTCGACGCTCCACACCAATTCCGCCCCCGCCACCGTGACCCGGTTGATGGACATGGGCGTCGAGCCCTACCTGATCGCCGCGGTCCTCAACGGCGTGGTGGCCCAGCGCCTGGTCCGGCGTCTCTGCGGCTCCTGCGCCGAACCCAGTCCGGCGACGCAGCAGGAGCGCCTGCGCCTCGGCATTTCGCCTGAGACCCCCTTGAGCCTCAAGCGCGCCCGCGGCTGTCCGACCTGCAACGGCACCGGGTATCGCGGCCGCATGGTCGCCTCCGAGATCATGACCCTGGACGGGGAGCTCCGCGGGCTGATCGCCAACCGTGCCGACGAGCAGACGCTCACCGCCCGGGCGCGGGCCGCCGGGATGACGCCCCTTGCCGAGTGCGCGAGGGCGCGGGTGCTCGATGGCGAGACGACCCTCGACGAGGTCGGGCGGGTGCTGGAAGGAATCGTGTAAATGCCGCGCTTCGCCTACAAGGCCTATGCGGGGGACGGGCGCTCGCGCGCCGGCACGATCGAGGCCGAGACCCGCCCGCGCGCTGTGGCGCGACTGCGGTCCGACGGGCTCCAGGTCTACGAGATCGCGGAGGCGGCGGCCGGGCCGGCGCCGTTCTGGCGCCGCGACCTGTTCGGGCGCGACCGGGTCAACGACGCCGCCCGCATCG
This is a stretch of genomic DNA from Methylobacterium sp. 17Sr1-1. It encodes these proteins:
- a CDS encoding GspE/PulE family protein; this encodes MLSIWAGKTRPRRARADRRDAARSRADDLRAFVDRLAESDVLDAAGHERALAALDGPGRRPLPLLLTELGLVHETTLVTALSEATGLPILRQEDLPGEPVLADLLSPDYCARARVLPLSAEPDRLVVAVVDPFDGETTRALEHLLDRAVAPCLLGPGSFERAHRAVYGDVAEEGEAGGDDDLARLADVASQAPIVRLAARLVRKAFELSASDIHLEAEEADMRVRYRVDGVLVESERLAKSVQLALTTRIKIQAGLNIAERRLPQDGRMQAPDRGQDVDIRVSTLPTAHGESVVLRVLDGSRRVEDFSALGFDAAAIDAIAAMTSRPNGLVLVTGPTGSGKTTTLYAALRRINGPHLKVVTVEDPVEYRMAGVNQVQAHPGIGLDFAAALRSILRQDPDVVMVGEIRDGETARIAVQAALTGHLVISTLHTNSAPATVTRLMDMGVEPYLIAAVLNGVVAQRLVRRLCGSCAEPSPATQQERLRLGISPETPLSLKRARGCPTCNGTGYRGRMVASEIMTLDGELRGLIANRADEQTLTARARAAGMTPLAECARARVLDGETTLDEVGRVLEGIV